One Mycobacteroides salmoniphilum DNA segment encodes these proteins:
- a CDS encoding arabinosyltransferase domain-containing protein, with protein sequence MTVQGNATEKVAGNGDGDYRRARLIAIVTGFLGALLAIATPLLPVRQDTATLNWPQNGTLASVDAPLIGYVPTDLTITVPCAAARGLDGHNSVLLSTVPKQAPNAVDRGMLIQRIGGDLVVIVRNVPVVSAPISEVIGPDCQRLEVIGHADKVTGKFVGLTQGPKDAKPGQPRAGERGGYDFRPQIVGVFTDLSGPAPEGLNLSATIDTRYSSSPTVIKFIAMILGVLLTGVSLIALHTLDAADGRRHKRFMPAGWWKPRPLDALVGAVLVWWHFVGANTSDDGYILTMARVAERSGYMANYYRWFGTPESPFGWYYDLLTIWAHVSTASVWMRLPTLVMGVLCWAVISREVIPRLGHAARTNPVVPWTAAAMFLAFWLPFNNGLRPEPIIAVGILLTWCSVERSIATNRLLPAAAACIIGALTLFSGPTGIASVGALLVAIGPLRTIVSKRAKRFGYAALLAPILAAGLVTLIVIFRDQTLIGEIQANALKSAVGPSLNWFDEHVRYERLFLPTTDGAISRRFPVLALVTALGVAVAMTLRKNKIPGTASGPSRRIIGITLISFVAIMFTPTKWTHHFGVFAGLAGSLGALAAVAVTAAAMRSPRNRTLYAAIVLFVLSLSFSSVNGWWYVSNFGVPWSNSFPQWHFGISTVFFGLCVLAILTAAWMHFTGRDHPGRTPVHPVLARVAESPLAVGTWIVVIWSVFSLTAGMVNQYPAWSVGRSNLDALRGHGCGLANDVLVEESPNTGMLQPIDAPVGQALAADTDILFGPNGIPSDVSADEENNPQSSDSFVERDKSGNAAGSQEGTEGGTTVAPGVNGSLARLPFDLRPETTPVMGSYQIGSQRAARLQSAWYRLPPKDATKPLIVLAAAGRFDPVELQVQFAREDGKVMGAISFADLGPAPAWRNLRMSRDAIPTEATRIRLLAIDDDLAPQHWIAVTPPRVPSLRTLQDVVGSDPVFLDWLVGLAFPCQRPFDHKNGVIEIPKWRILPDRFGAEANSPVMDYLGGGPLGITELLSKATPVPTYLQNDWFRDWGALQRFTPYYKNATVAQLQLGTAVHSGFWTPGPLRKSR encoded by the coding sequence GTGACGGTTCAGGGCAACGCGACGGAGAAGGTCGCCGGCAACGGTGACGGCGACTACCGCAGGGCCCGGCTGATCGCGATCGTCACCGGTTTCCTGGGGGCGCTGCTGGCCATCGCCACTCCGCTGCTGCCCGTGCGCCAGGACACCGCGACGCTGAACTGGCCCCAGAACGGCACCCTCGCGAGCGTCGATGCGCCCCTCATCGGATACGTGCCCACCGACCTCACCATCACGGTGCCCTGTGCGGCAGCCAGGGGCCTCGACGGCCACAACAGCGTGCTGCTGTCCACCGTGCCCAAGCAGGCGCCCAACGCGGTGGACCGCGGCATGCTGATCCAGCGCATCGGCGGCGACCTCGTGGTGATCGTGCGCAATGTACCGGTGGTCTCCGCTCCCATCTCCGAGGTCATCGGCCCCGACTGTCAGCGACTCGAAGTCATCGGGCATGCGGACAAGGTGACCGGGAAGTTCGTCGGCCTCACCCAAGGGCCCAAGGATGCCAAGCCAGGACAACCGCGCGCCGGGGAACGCGGCGGTTACGACTTCCGGCCGCAGATCGTCGGCGTGTTCACCGACCTGTCCGGGCCCGCCCCCGAGGGTCTGAATCTCTCGGCCACCATCGACACCCGCTACAGCAGCTCCCCCACCGTCATCAAGTTCATCGCGATGATCCTGGGTGTCCTCCTGACCGGCGTCTCGCTGATCGCCCTCCATACTCTCGACGCCGCCGACGGGCGCAGACACAAGCGCTTCATGCCCGCGGGCTGGTGGAAGCCACGACCGCTCGACGCGCTGGTCGGCGCGGTGTTGGTGTGGTGGCATTTCGTCGGCGCCAACACCTCTGATGACGGCTACATCCTCACCATGGCCCGCGTCGCGGAGCGCTCGGGCTACATGGCCAACTACTACCGCTGGTTCGGCACACCCGAATCGCCATTCGGCTGGTACTACGACCTGCTGACCATCTGGGCGCATGTCAGCACCGCCAGCGTCTGGATGCGACTGCCCACGCTGGTCATGGGTGTGCTGTGTTGGGCGGTCATCAGCCGCGAGGTGATCCCGCGGCTGGGCCATGCCGCGCGCACCAATCCGGTGGTGCCGTGGACGGCGGCCGCGATGTTCCTGGCGTTCTGGTTACCGTTCAACAACGGCTTGCGTCCCGAGCCGATCATCGCCGTGGGCATCCTGTTGACGTGGTGCTCGGTCGAGCGATCCATCGCCACCAACAGGCTGCTTCCGGCGGCGGCCGCGTGCATCATCGGCGCGCTGACCTTGTTCTCCGGACCGACGGGTATCGCCTCCGTCGGTGCGCTGTTGGTCGCGATCGGGCCACTGCGCACCATCGTGAGCAAGCGTGCCAAACGATTCGGCTACGCCGCGCTCCTCGCGCCGATTCTGGCGGCCGGGCTGGTCACGCTGATCGTCATCTTCCGAGATCAAACCCTCATCGGGGAGATCCAGGCCAACGCACTCAAGTCGGCCGTCGGACCGTCGCTGAACTGGTTCGACGAGCATGTCCGGTACGAACGGTTGTTCCTGCCCACCACCGACGGCGCCATCTCCCGCCGTTTCCCGGTGCTGGCCCTGGTCACCGCGCTCGGCGTGGCCGTGGCAATGACCTTGCGCAAGAACAAGATTCCCGGCACCGCGAGCGGCCCGAGCCGTCGGATCATCGGCATCACCCTGATCTCGTTCGTCGCGATCATGTTCACCCCCACCAAGTGGACCCACCACTTCGGGGTGTTCGCCGGCCTGGCTGGATCACTGGGCGCGCTGGCCGCCGTGGCGGTGACCGCGGCGGCGATGCGCTCCCCGCGTAACCGCACGCTGTATGCCGCCATCGTGCTGTTCGTCCTCTCGCTCTCGTTCTCCAGCGTGAACGGCTGGTGGTACGTCTCCAACTTTGGCGTGCCGTGGTCAAATTCTTTCCCCCAGTGGCATTTCGGCATCAGCACCGTCTTCTTCGGACTGTGTGTGCTCGCCATCTTGACGGCGGCGTGGATGCACTTCACGGGCCGCGACCACCCCGGCCGCACCCCGGTGCATCCGGTGCTGGCTCGCGTGGCCGAATCTCCGCTGGCAGTCGGCACCTGGATTGTCGTGATCTGGTCGGTGTTCTCGCTGACCGCCGGCATGGTCAATCAGTACCCCGCGTGGTCGGTCGGACGTTCCAATCTCGACGCGCTGCGCGGACACGGCTGCGGGCTCGCCAACGACGTCCTGGTCGAGGAAAGCCCGAATACCGGGATGCTGCAGCCCATCGACGCCCCCGTCGGGCAGGCGCTGGCGGCCGATACCGACATCTTGTTCGGTCCCAATGGGATTCCCTCGGATGTGTCCGCCGATGAGGAGAACAACCCGCAGAGCTCCGACAGCTTTGTGGAGCGCGATAAGAGCGGCAACGCGGCCGGTAGTCAGGAAGGCACCGAGGGGGGCACCACGGTGGCCCCCGGCGTCAACGGATCGCTGGCTCGGCTGCCCTTCGACCTCAGGCCCGAGACCACGCCCGTCATGGGCAGCTATCAGATCGGCAGCCAACGTGCCGCCCGGCTGCAGTCGGCGTGGTACCGCCTGCCACCCAAGGACGCCACCAAGCCGCTGATCGTGCTCGCGGCGGCGGGCCGCTTCGACCCGGTCGAACTGCAGGTGCAGTTCGCCCGGGAAGACGGAAAGGTCATGGGCGCCATCTCGTTTGCTGACCTCGGCCCGGCTCCGGCATGGCGGAACCTGCGGATGTCCCGCGATGCCATCCCGACGGAGGCCACCCGTATCCGGCTCCTTGCCATCGATGACGATCTGGCGCCGCAGCACTGGATAGCGGTGACGCCGCCCCGGGTTCCATCGCTGCGCACACTGCAGGACGTGGTGGGCTCCGATCCGGTGTTCCTGGATTGGCTGGTGGGGCTTGCCTTCCCCTGCCAGCGGCCATTCGACCACAAGAACGGGGTCATCGAGATCCCGAAGTGGCGCATTCTTCCCGACCGCTTTGGCGCGGAAGCGAACTCGCCGGTGATGGACTACCTCGGTGGCGGCCCGCTGGGCATCACCGAACTGCTGTCGAAGGCCACCCCGGTTCCGACGTATCTGCAGAACGACTGGTTCCGCGACTGGGGTGCGTTGCAACGGTTTACGCCGTACTACAAGAACGCCACCGTGGCACAGCTGCAGCTCGGGACCGCTGTGCACAGCGGATTCTGGACGCCCGGACCGCTGCGTAAGAGCCGGTAG
- a CDS encoding galactan 5-O-arabinofuranosyltransferase has protein sequence MTAPMTVTARQHVLDTAKDLTLAVVTAAAVSAVALVAIARVQWPAFGSSNQLHALTTVGQFGAIAGLVLAGVLWRRGRRAVANVLSLLFLSTFTVVTLGMPLGATKLYLFGVSVDQQFRTEYVTRFTDSPALHDMTYPDMPPFYPAGWFWIGGRLAALTGTAGWEMYKPWAITSLAIAVCAAFVLWNKMIRFEYALVVSAATTATTLAYTSAEPYGAIITVLLAPALVLGYSGLRATGRTGWAAVVGFGVFLGFAALFYTLLFGFAALTITVAAAVVAIGRWQLHGWRSMWEPTLRWLTIIAIAIAIALVFWGPYLVATLSRSLEKAASAQHYLPNDGAQLSFPMLQPTMLGGLCLLGTIWLVVRAQSSARAGALAIGVVSVYLWSLLSMLATLAKTTLLSFRLVPTLTVLLVAAGVFAFLEVAAWAAQRSKAATIVATVIGLAGALAFSQDIPNVLRNDIVIAYADTDGTGQRADRRPPGPESHYGAIDKAITEITGKPRDETVVLTADYSFLAFYPYYGFQGLTPHYANPLAQFDKRAAAIKSWEDLHTADEMIRALDALPWRAPTVLLMRQSGDNYSLRLAKDVYPNQPNVKRYTVTLNKQLFADPRFTVRTIGPFVLVVRVPPRT, from the coding sequence ATGACAGCCCCGATGACCGTGACGGCACGCCAGCATGTGCTGGACACCGCCAAAGACCTGACGCTCGCAGTGGTCACGGCCGCCGCGGTCAGTGCCGTCGCGCTCGTCGCGATCGCACGGGTCCAGTGGCCTGCCTTCGGATCGTCCAACCAGCTGCACGCCCTGACCACAGTCGGACAGTTCGGCGCCATCGCCGGGTTGGTACTGGCCGGGGTTCTCTGGCGCAGGGGACGCCGGGCCGTCGCGAACGTGCTTTCACTGCTGTTCTTGTCGACGTTCACCGTGGTGACCCTGGGGATGCCCCTGGGCGCCACCAAGCTGTACCTGTTCGGGGTCTCGGTGGATCAGCAGTTCCGCACCGAGTACGTCACGCGGTTCACCGACTCGCCCGCGCTGCACGATATGACCTATCCGGACATGCCGCCGTTCTATCCGGCCGGCTGGTTCTGGATCGGCGGGCGCCTCGCTGCACTCACCGGAACCGCCGGCTGGGAAATGTACAAGCCGTGGGCCATTACCTCCCTGGCCATCGCGGTATGCGCGGCATTTGTCTTGTGGAACAAGATGATCCGCTTCGAGTACGCGCTCGTGGTGAGTGCGGCCACTACTGCGACGACACTCGCGTACACGTCCGCCGAGCCGTACGGCGCCATCATCACGGTGCTGCTGGCTCCGGCACTGGTGCTCGGCTACAGCGGATTACGGGCCACTGGCCGCACCGGCTGGGCCGCAGTGGTGGGCTTTGGCGTCTTTCTGGGTTTCGCCGCGCTCTTCTACACACTGCTCTTTGGCTTTGCGGCACTGACCATCACCGTCGCGGCCGCGGTAGTGGCCATCGGCCGATGGCAACTGCACGGCTGGCGGTCGATGTGGGAGCCGACGCTGCGTTGGCTGACCATCATCGCCATCGCCATCGCCATCGCGCTCGTCTTCTGGGGACCGTACTTGGTTGCCACACTGAGCCGTTCACTGGAGAAGGCGGCATCGGCGCAGCACTACCTGCCCAACGACGGTGCCCAACTGTCCTTCCCGATGCTGCAGCCCACCATGCTCGGCGGGCTGTGCCTGCTCGGAACGATCTGGCTTGTGGTGCGGGCCCAGAGCTCGGCGCGCGCCGGCGCGCTGGCGATCGGCGTGGTCTCCGTCTATCTCTGGTCGCTGCTGTCCATGCTCGCCACGCTCGCCAAGACCACCCTGCTCTCGTTCCGGCTCGTACCCACCCTCACCGTGTTGCTCGTCGCCGCGGGTGTCTTCGCCTTCCTCGAGGTGGCCGCCTGGGCAGCGCAGCGCAGCAAGGCCGCGACGATCGTGGCCACCGTGATCGGCCTGGCCGGCGCACTGGCATTCAGCCAGGACATCCCCAACGTGCTCCGCAACGACATCGTCATCGCATACGCCGATACCGACGGCACCGGCCAGCGCGCCGACCGCCGGCCACCCGGCCCGGAGAGTCACTACGGTGCCATCGACAAGGCCATCACCGAGATCACCGGTAAGCCGCGTGATGAGACCGTGGTGCTCACCGCCGACTACAGCTTCCTGGCGTTCTACCCCTACTACGGCTTCCAGGGACTCACCCCGCACTACGCGAACCCCCTGGCGCAGTTCGACAAGCGTGCGGCCGCGATCAAGAGCTGGGAAGACCTGCACACCGCCGACGAAATGATCCGTGCGCTCGACGCACTCCCCTGGCGGGCCCCCACCGTGCTTCTCATGCGTCAGTCCGGTGACAACTACTCCCTGCGGCTCGCCAAGGATGTCTACCCCAACCAGCCGAATGTGAAGCGGTACACCGTCACGCTGAACAAGCAGCTGTTCGCTGATCCGCGGTTCACCGTACGAACCATTGGGCCCTTCGTCCTGGTTGTGCGGGTCCCCCCGCGCACTTAG
- a CDS encoding decaprenylphospho-beta-D-erythro-pentofuranosid-2-ulose 2-reductase — MIDATGNPQTILLLGGTSEIGLAIVERYLKNAKARVILADLPNAPKREAAIAQIEAAGAKSVEYLDFDAIDTTSHPALIESAWAQSDVDVAIVAFGVLGDAEELWQNQAKAVLSAQVNYTAAVSVGVLIGQKMKAQGFGQVIAMSSVAGERVRRSNFVYGSTKAGLDGFYLGLGEALREFGVHVLVVRPGQVRTTTTIEHWKATGAKEAPFTVDKEEIAEQVVTSAAAGKELIWAPGQWRFVMSVLRHVPRPIFRKLPV; from the coding sequence ATGATTGACGCAACGGGTAACCCCCAGACCATCCTGCTGCTCGGCGGTACCTCGGAGATCGGCCTGGCCATCGTCGAGCGCTACCTGAAGAATGCCAAGGCGCGCGTCATCCTGGCCGACCTGCCCAACGCACCCAAACGCGAGGCGGCCATCGCGCAGATCGAGGCCGCCGGAGCCAAGTCCGTCGAGTACCTGGACTTCGATGCCATCGACACCACGAGCCACCCTGCCCTCATCGAATCCGCTTGGGCACAGAGCGATGTGGATGTCGCCATTGTCGCCTTCGGCGTCCTCGGCGACGCCGAAGAGCTCTGGCAGAACCAGGCCAAGGCGGTGCTGAGCGCACAGGTCAACTACACCGCCGCTGTCTCCGTCGGCGTACTGATCGGCCAGAAGATGAAGGCACAGGGTTTCGGTCAGGTCATCGCGATGTCCTCGGTTGCCGGTGAGCGAGTCCGCCGCTCGAATTTTGTCTACGGCTCGACGAAGGCCGGCCTCGACGGGTTCTACCTCGGTCTTGGAGAAGCGCTGCGCGAGTTCGGCGTCCACGTACTGGTGGTACGCCCGGGCCAAGTACGCACCACCACGACGATCGAACACTGGAAGGCCACCGGCGCCAAGGAGGCTCCGTTCACGGTCGACAAAGAGGAGATCGCCGAGCAGGTGGTGACGTCAGCCGCCGCGGGCAAGGAGCTGATCTGGGCGCCCGGCCAATGGCGCTTTGTGATGTCGGTGCTGCGCCACGTGCCGCGCCCCATTTTCCGCAAGTTGCCCGTGTAA